One Salvia splendens isolate huo1 chromosome 1, SspV2, whole genome shotgun sequence genomic window, AGGGGTCGTGAATTATGGGCTAGAGTGCGTGAGAGTTTCGGCTTGGGTGATGGAGGTTGATGGGATAATTGGTAGCTGGAGTGATTATTTAAATTGTACGTTTTTAAGTAGACACATGATGGAAAGTGAACGTAGCAACCTTGTGGAGTGGTATATTGTTAACAACTTGTTATGTGCGTTTTGCTATAAGAAACTGATTTTGGGACTATGCATTATGAATCAAGTATTTACCATTATTTTGCAATatagtatgtgcattatttgtttgaGGTTGTGCATTATGTATAAAGCAGTTatcattatttgcaatatagtatgcattatgataattattgtgtatatgggtgaaTTGCTGCTTTTGTCATTATCAGGCGTGTGCCCGTTAGTTTATTGAGGCTGCATATTAAGTATCAAGTAGTTGTCATTATCTGCAATGTATTAGGCATTATTAGAATTATTGTGTGTATGGGTGAGTTGCTGTTTTTGTCATTATAAGCCGTGTGGTTTTagttttttaagtttttttgcATTCGAAATTAACTCAGTTAATTATCAATGTCTACATCAGTCAATTAAacatttacattatttatgttttGGGACGCAATGTTTGTCAagtattttgcattattttgtacatactacaccctaaccCCTAGACttgctaaacccttagggaaaacaagaaacgtgcgccaaacatcgaaacacggcataacttaaattaaacgggtcaggataaatgttcattacatatcacaaataatgcattacagaaactaaactacgcattataccaGGGACGGATCTAGAAATTTATATGaagaggggcaaaaatatacatagaTAATATTTAAGAGATTCAAGAGGGGCAATTAGtgagaaattaaaacaaatatattttataatgtataatttatgtatatgtgatgaaatttgaggtggggcatttgcccATGCTAACTATTAGCTGGATCCGTCCctgcattatactatacaatatgtactTTATGTATACCAGTTAAAAAAATActtacgcgctatgcatgtgcaaccccagatgaattactgtaGCTCGTGTATTTAGACAatattttttagacttagaacatactacaccctagcccctaggcttgttaaacccttaggaaaaacaagaaacgtgaaccaaacatcgaaacacggcacaacttaacttaaacgggtaaggataaatgttcattacatatcacaaataatgcattacagaaactaaactgcgcattatactatataatatgtacattatgtatatctgtaaaaaaaaaacctacgcgctatgaatgtgcaaccgcaaatgaattactgcagctcgtgtatttggacaacgttttgtagacatagaacatactacaccctagcccctaggcttgttaaacccttagggaaaacaagaaacgtgcgccaaacatctaaaaacacggcacaacttaaattaaacgggtcaggataaacgTTCATTacgtatcacaaataatgcattacataaactaaaatacgcattatactctacaatatgtacattatgtatatcagtaaaaaaatacctacgcgctatgcatgtgcaaccccatctgaattactgcagctcgtgtatttggaaaatgttttttagacttagaacatactacaccctaacccttaggcttgttaaacccttaggaaaaacaagaaacatgaaccaaacatcgaaacatggCACAACTTGTTAAAACTATTAGGGAAAACAAGATacgtgaaccaaacatcgaaacacgatacaacttaaattaaacgggtcaggataaatgttcattacatatcacaaataatgcattacagaaactaaactgcgcattatactagatgtttggcgcacgtttcttgttttccctaagggtttaacaagcctaggggctagggtgtagtatgttctaagtcgacaaaacgttgtccaaatacacgagccgcagtaattcatctggggttgcaaATTCATAGCACGCAGgtttttttactgatatacataatgtacatattatatagtataatgcgtagtttagtttctgtaatgcattatttgtgatatgtaatgaacatttatcctaagccgtttaatttaagttgtgccgtgtttcgatgtttggttcacgtttcttgtgttccctaagggtttagcaagcctaggggctagggtgtattatgttctaagtctaaaaaatataataccGAAATTAAATGGTGCATTTTGCCTCAAGCACTCATGACATACTGTTGGAAAATATGATTTTAGTGTAAGTGAACAAATAATTTATAGAAATCAATTATTCTAAGACATTTAATTTGTCTTAGATAATAGACACGCTAATACTAGGATACGAAATCTTCTTGAtccaattaaattttttttgaagataCCAAATATCAAATATTGAACGTGTGTAAAAAACCGATTAGTTTGGAAGAGAAAATCATGTGATTTTCCATAACTACCATCAACTTTAATTCCCTAAAATATCCTTTTCgcattttttaatgaattaatttaACATAAGTTGGCATTATTTGGAGCCGTTAGATCTTTAGAATGAatggctgagatcaagaagaaaataggagaatagatgcaaaaaggaaatgaatacatctctatatatatatatatatatatatatagagatatATACTAATATGCTAACTAATTTCAAAATGCTAACGTACATCCAATCATGTGCTGTCACGTGGcacgaaaaatgcaatataAATTTGTAGAAGTGATAGATGAATTTTGGTagattgcattttagttattgttgagttttgcattttagataTTGACTGcttaatttgcattttatatcTAGACagattgcatttatatatagtttattttgcattgtagacaatttgttttaaaatgcaaaacttaacaatataaaatgcaattttcCAATATCTAAAATGCAATATGTAGAAATGCATGTACAACTTCACAAATGTGTATTGCatttttgtatttacaatattgcatttttgcGTGCCACGTGGCAGCACGTGATTGGATGTACGTTAACACTCTAATTAAGGATGCACCCTAGTGCACACATACCATATACCTTACGTTAGTTCCATACAtatcacatatatatagtaatgAGTTCTTTATATATccatgataataataatattagaatTAGAGGTAAGAGaggagggttatcaatacacccgaaTTCTAACTCTTTAATCGAAACTTTTATATTAGAATTCTTGACTTTAATATAAACTTGatccataaaattaaacaaataaaaacataggtcacataagaatataaatattcttacCGTTCAACCAAATAATCTTGATAATAGAATCCTTGTTGGAAAGTCTGGAATttgaaaaatatggagtatattttggACATATGAAATAGATTtaggaatcaaaatatatataagCCTAGAAAAGAAAAATCTGTATTGCCGGCCAAAGCACCACtgttgaaaaataagaaaataaatgagAGACAGCAGAGGATTTGGTGGCCATAAAAACACCCACAAAACAATCGAGTGAAACATTTGGTACCTACAATGGCTATACTATATTACAAGTGAAGAAGAGAATGAAGGACGTTGAAATAGATTCATGAATACCACACTTGTATTTATAGGTATACCTTAAGATCCAATGAGTTTCTTCCAGCGAGCGTATCCCAGAACAAGAACAAATAGCACCACACACACAGCTGTCATAAGCCCAACAACTTCACCGAATATCCCATCAATGTTGTACAACGTGCATGGAATATTCATTCCAAATATTCCAGCTAGACCAGTTTCCACTGCAATGGCGAATGAAGCACTCGTCAAAGTCAACTGCAGCTGAATAAGTTCGTTTCTTTGATTGTCAAGCTGGATATTAACATAATCTTCTGTGTCATCGATATACTCTCGTACCTGCACGTTTATTATACACAGAGTACAAGAGATGGTCAGTTCTATTCCCAGCAATACAATAGCTTAATAAAACATCTCACTGATAATTTGCTAGTACTATTAAACTAAGATTCTCCGTGAAGAAAACTTTAGCAATTGGGATTTAAAACTCATTGCTTGCACAAATCAACACCAGAGGGAACAATAGAAGGCAACATATTGCCATATAAAGTAAGACAGATAATATGTTAAGCAACCAGTGATAGTTATGAGGTTTAATAGCTACAACTAACAAACTTAGCTTAATACTGATGCTTGAGGAGAATTGTGAAACTGTATTTATCTGGCCAGGTTGACTAAGTGTATAACTACACTAAAAGATCAAGAAATACAGAGTATGCTGGAAGAAGAAAACTCACAGATAGAATTTTATTACGGGTGCCATCCAATTGCATGAAGTATGCTTCAAGGAGCATTTCTAGGTCCTCTACATCCTGGTCATTCAGATAATTGCTCACAAGACTACCACTTCTGGCAGAGTTGAGCCGACGGAGATTAGGTGCACCAGGAACAATGCTATTGGATGCAGGATCAAGGGACTCAGCTTGTTGATTTTGTATCCACTTCCGAGTTAAGTATAGTTGGGCCATATCTTCATTGTCATCTAAAAGATGTTCAATTTCATCCCTCACCTACCACCATGCCATGTGTGGAATCAAATATGAGAGGAAATAAATGTTTCTTATGAAGAAGAAAAACCATCAATATGAACATTTTAAGACATAATGGTAAAGTAAAGTATGACTGATCAGCTTGTAATCGAGCCATAACAGCCAAAGAATAGTAATCCAGTTTCTTGgagttttacttgctttcgagTCTACCTTTACAGTTTACACTCGTAATCTCAAACCATACATAATCTTAAAAATACATTTAGTCGTTCTTACTGACATGACATAACTGagatactatttttttaaactaATTCATGTATGCATAATAAGATAATCTGAAAATTTGATGGTAAAAAGGAATCTCCATGTCCAACATTATCTAATAAAAGAGAGTTAAAGATGGAATTAGATCCAGAATGCAGTTCCAGCTGAAGGATGAGTTCAGTTGCAACTAAGTAAGTAATACTTACAGTACATTACATTATAGATTCACAGTACTAAGACTAGTTAGGTTATCATAAGGTTTTAATAGCTTCCAGAACAATGAGTCAATGCTAGCGATATGAAAACCTTGAACCGGGCTTCGCAATTATTGACACTAAATCGAGTCACTTAGCTAGTTTCATAGGTCCTATTAGGAGGTCCCTCTAACAGATGCTAGCAATCATAAACAATCAATAGCCTTACTTGCATGTCATGTGCATCTAGCACTTCCAGTTCCAATATAAAACAAGAAAGACGATGCTTGATTATCCTTTACCCTCCAATTGATGCCTAAAGGCTTGACAATCTTTTTACTTTTCTTTCAATTCAGTAAAGGTCCAAACATTAAGAAGGTGATCATGCAGAACCTTGaacaagaaaaggaaatgagaacACACGACGAATATTAGTGACACACTAAAGCCTCATTTACAAACTAGACGATGTTTTGACATAGATGATATTTGATCTCATGTAGAAGCAGTACTGTAAATAGAAAAAAACTGTGAAAGGAGAAGCTACATAAATTGCAACATAATAGACGCTCAACAGTGGACTATGGTGATGTAATAAATACAACTGCTAACACCACGATTTAGAGTTGAGATAGAAGGTGAAAGGACAAATTACACAGTTGCCACTAAAATTTGCATATGGTGAtggtaaaaagaaaaaacaacacTTAATagcttttttttttgggggggggggggggcgtaGAATTTGTGATAGAGGGAAACGGCATTTTGGACTATTAGCAACATAGTAATAAACTAAATTCTTTTGCGAAGCTGCACATCTTGATTTACGAAATCGAGAAGGTTTATACATCTGACTAAAATTAAGTCAGTTATTTGTGTATAGAAAAAGGGTATTTCTTGTCAGACTACATAAAGAATTTTACCTTTTGTACCTGTGCAAGCAAACGAGTGAGATTACTTTTTAAACTCCGCACTTGCTCAAGGTTCTTGGTGCTAACACTTATGGCCAGTTCATCTAAAGCAGGGTAAGCATCCCTCTCAAGTTCAGCAACACTTGAGTCTAAATATGTGCACACAACCTCTAGTGCTATTTCGAGGACCTGGAACTCAAAAGGAAGTTCATCTTGCAAACCATCAGCAGTTTCTGGAGCAGCTAACCATTCTCCAGCAGTGGCAGATTGCATTTCATTGTCTTGAGATGTTTTCTGAGGCAATTGCCGTCTCAGCTGATCCACAAATGGCAGAACCTCCTGTCGAAGAGGATCAAGTAACAACACTTCTTCCGCTGTAACTATTGCCCTTATAAATTCCAAATTGACAATCATGGCTTTTTCCCTAGCTGAAAAAATAAACAAGGAACATATAAGATTCGTTCCAAATAATAAGAAGTCACTGTAATTTTGGTTACTACCCATGACCCCAACAGAAATCAGTTGCGTACAAAGATGACGCTGAATTGAGGTCATCAACTTCACCagcaaaacaacaaaataaacAGAGAAGCGCAGCAAGCATAAAACAAACTGAAAGAGGCAAAATTGGGGATTTCTGTACCAAGAATGCTGGAGGAATGAGAGAAAATAGGGCCGAGAATCCTCAAATCCCTAGCGGGAATCGAGACGCGCTTGATGATGACGGACTTATCGCACTCGATCAGTTCCGACTGGCCAAGGCGATCCATCCGCATCCAGAGGCGAGAGCCAACGGCCTTCTTTTTGGCGGAAGCCTTGCTGGTAGTGACCACCGCAGCCTCGATcgccggaggaggaggaggcagcGTGGGCGGGACGGACTTCTTCTTCCGCCGGAACGTCAGCTTGCCCATCTCTGCCTCTCTCAATCACTCTCTGTGTGTAGGTATATGAATTCTTCTACCTCTGTCTAGGTTATGGGATTGGGGAGAAATTCCTTTTCCGGAATTCGTCTTCTTCCATAGAATATGTGAGTTAGGTTTAGTTACATTCTCCTTCTTACTCAATGTTTTGGGATTTTCTCAACACTCTGCCAACCAATTTCACCGATTTACAGAAAAtaagtatttttaaattaatagtcGCAATAAAAATGGTCGTTTCGATTTTGAATTTTGTGGATacttaaaattgaaatttataattttatattttatttaaaaattatatgctAAGATTATAAATAGAGACTTTTTTTCTCCTTGGATCGActttaataaatgaaaaaaccACATTCCATGTATCACATATTTTGATTACATATCATTAATCGAACTTAGAAGATATACGCATATTTATCTAAGAATAATACTGCTAATTAGAAAAAATCACATTTTCCATCTAGAATAATATtgttaaaattagaaaaatgtgTTTTATTATAAACTATTAATTCTTCGATTCTTTTAAATATTTGTAAATAATAGATATAAAAACTTACTGCTAATATTTTGAAGCATGCTAAAAGATCCAAATCAATCATAACAAATCGCTTTGATTTAAATTAGATCACACTAGAATTCTATAATCAGTAAATTCACTTTGTTTACTTATTCTGAATTAGGAGAAACAAATCCAATTAAACTAATTGTGAAACCTAAGCTCACTATTTGTAATTGAAGAGTGATTAAACAATGTGAGTAAATTACAAAACCATGCCTTTGACCGAATCCTAATTCTTTTCATAGATTCATTCATAGTtgaaaatgagactcatataaATAATTTAGGCCACTTATACTCCTGTACTGACGAGTTTGAATGTTAGAATAGCAACATTATTAGTCATACAATCTCTCCTGGATTAATTTTAAATCATACTGATCACTTTCAAATGTGTCAGTGTCAattttaaataaacaaatactcGTATATATTGTTAATAGCACATGCCTCCCAATAGTCAACTGCTACCTTATTTTCTTGATCATTTCATGTTTAATAGCAATaatttgaatgagaatat contains:
- the LOC121749363 gene encoding magnesium transporter MRS2-4-like isoform X2, translated to MGKLTFRRKKKSVPPTLPPPPPAIEAAVVTTSKASAKKKAVGSRLWMRMDRLGQSELIECDKSVIIKRVSIPARDLRILGPIFSHSSSILAREKAMIVNLEFIRAIVTAEEVLLLDPLRQEVLPFVDQLRRQLPQKTSQDNEMQSATAGEWLAAPETADGLQDELPFEFQVLEIALEVVCTYLDSSVAELERDAYPALDELAISVSTKNLEQVRSLKSNLTRLLAQVRDEIEHLLDDNEDMAQLYLTRKWIQNQQAESLDPASNSIVPGAPNLRRLNSARSGSLVSNYLNDQDVEDLEMLLEAYFMQLDGTRNKILSVREYIDDTEDYVNIQLDNQRNELIQLQLTLTSASFAIAVETGLAGIFGMNIPCTLYNIDGIFGEVVGLMTAVCVVLFVLVLGYARWKKLIGS
- the LOC121749363 gene encoding magnesium transporter MRS2-4-like isoform X1: MGKLTFRRKKKSVPPTLPPPPPAIEAAVVTTSKASAKKKAVGSRLWMRMDRLGQSELIECDKSVIIKRVSIPARDLRILGPIFSHSSSILAREKAMIVNLEFIRAIVTAEEVLLLDPLRQEVLPFVDQLRRQLPQKTSQDNEMQSATAGEWLAAPETADGLQDELPFEFQVLEIALEVVCTYLDSSVAELERDAYPALDELAISVSTKNLEQVRSLKSNLTRLLAQVQKVRDEIEHLLDDNEDMAQLYLTRKWIQNQQAESLDPASNSIVPGAPNLRRLNSARSGSLVSNYLNDQDVEDLEMLLEAYFMQLDGTRNKILSVREYIDDTEDYVNIQLDNQRNELIQLQLTLTSASFAIAVETGLAGIFGMNIPCTLYNIDGIFGEVVGLMTAVCVVLFVLVLGYARWKKLIGS